TAGCGGTAGTATTGCAGCAGCGCGCGGATAATCAGCTGGTTCACGGGCATCCACACCGGGCCGCGCCAGTTGGAATTGCCGCCGAACATCCAGGAATCCGAGTCGCCCGGCACGTAGCCCACGCCGTGGGTCTGGCCCTGCACCTCGATGGCGTAGGGGTGTTCCAGGTGGTGGCGCGAGAGCGAGCGGATCCCGTGGGGGCTCAGGAACTCGTTCTCGTCGAAGAGCCGGGCCAGGATGCGGCGCAGGCGGACCTCGTCCAGCAGGGAGAGCAGGCCGCGCCCCTTTTCGCCCCGATGGGCCTGGCCGAAGGGGTGCATGCTCCGGGCCAGCTCGGGCATGCGCTCCATGCGCGGGCGCATCATGGCCTCCATGCGCGCCAGGCTGTCGCGGCCGTCGTCCTCGACCACCGTGGCCGCGCACAGGGGCAGAAGCCCCACCATGGAGCGCGCCCGCAGACGGCGTGAGCTGCCGTCGGGCAGGCGCAGGAGGTCGTAGTAGAAGCCGTCCTCCTCGTCCCACATGCCCTCGGGGCCGGGGCGGTTCATGCCCGAGGCGATCCAGAGGAAGTGCTCCAGAAACTTCTGGAGCAGGTCCTCGTGGTGGGCGTCGTGGCGGGAGAGCTCCAGGCTGATCTCGACCATGTTCTGGCAGTAGAGGGCCATCCAGGCCGTGGCGTCCGCCTGCTCCAGGAAGCCTCCCTCGGGAAGGCCCTTGCTGCGGTCGAAGACGCCGATGTTGTCCAGGCCCAGGAAGCCGCCATCGAAGACGTTGCGGCCGAAGCGGTCCTTGCGGTTCACCCACCAGGTGAAGTTGAGCGGCAGCTTGGCATAGGCCCGGCGCAGGAAGTCCAGGTCGCCCCGGCCCGTGCGCGACTGCTCCGCGCGGTAGGTGAAGAGCGCGGCCCAGGCGTGCACGGGGGGGTTCACGTCGGAGAAGTTCCATTCGTAGGCCGGGATCTGGCCGTTGGGGTGCAGGTAGTCCGCGCGCAGCATGAGCAGCAGCTGTTCCTTGGCGAAATCCGGATCGGCCAGGACCAGGGCCAGGGCGTGGAAGGCCAGGTCCCAGGCGGCGTACCAGGGATACTCCCACTTGTCGGGCATGGAGATCACGTGGTCGTTGTCCATGTGGAACCATTCCCGGTTGCGGCAGGGGCGCGTGGCGTCCTCCAGGGGGTGCGCGCCGTGGTCGCGCAGCCAGCGATCCAGGTCGAAGCGGTAGTGCTGCTTGGACCAGAACATCCCGGCCAGGGCCTGGCGCAGGACCATGGCCTCGTCGGCGCTGGCCGACCGGGGGGTCAGGCCGGCGTAGAAGGCGTCGGCTTCGGCCTGGCGCTGGGCCATGACGCGCGTGAAGTCCTGCCCCAGCGGGTCGGGGCCGGTGTCCGTGTCGTCCTCGCTCAGGCGCAGGCGCACCTCCGCCTCCCCGCTCGCCTCCACGCGCAGCTCGTAGTGGACGCAGGCCTTGGTGCCCCGGCCTTCGGGGTTCACGGCCGCCGCTTCGCCGTGGACGAGCAGGCGGTGGAAGGCGTCCTTCACGTAGGGGCTCGCGTTGGGCGCGCCCCAGAGCCGCTCCGTGTTGGATTCGTTCTCCGTGAAGAGGAAACGGCCCCCGGGCTGGCAGTGCAGGAGGAAGTCGGGCAGGGGCAGGGCGAGCGCGGGGTCGTTCAGGCGGGCGAGCAGGGCGGGGTGACGCGTTCCGGGCGCGGCGGCGATCCCGGGCCTGGGGTTGCCCGCGTCCCAGGACCAGGTGTTGCGGAACCACAGCGTGGGCAGAAGGTGCAGCACCGCCGCCTCCGGCCCCCGGTTGCGCACGGTGACGCGCACGAGCACGTCGCCGGGCGAGGCCTTGGCGTAGTCCACGAACACGTCGAAGTACCTGGATTCGTCGAACACGCCCGTGTCGGTCAGTTCGTATTCCGGCTCGCGGCGCGAGCGGGAGGCGTTCGTGCGCACCAGGTCCTCGTAGGGGTAGGCAGCCTGGGGATACTTGTAGAGCATGCGCATCCAGGAGTGGGTGGGCGTGGAATCCAGGTAGTGATAGCACTCCTTCACGTCCTCGCCGTGGTTGCCCTCCTCGTTGGCCAGGCCGAAGAGGCGTTCCTTGAGGATGGGATCGCGTCCGTTCCAGAGGCACAGGGCGAAGCAAAGGCGCTGGCGGTTGTCGCTGAAGCCCGCGATGCCGTCCTCGCCCTGGCGGTAGGCGCGGGAGCGGGCGTGGTCGTGGGGGAAGTGTTTCCAGGCGTCGCCGTCGGCGGAGTAGTCCTCGCGCACGACGCCCCACTGGCGCTCGGAGAGGTAGGGCCCCAGGCGTTTCCAGTCGGCCCGGCCCTCGCGGTGCTCCCGGAGCCGTTGTTCCTCGGCGTTCATGGCGCGGCCTCCTTGCGGGTTCTGCTCCGTGATGGGGCCTTTCGCGGCCGAGTTCAAGGGGGGGCGGCAAATTAACCCCCGGCGCGCCTTCCAAAAGTGCAGCCTCCTGGGGTACGAGAGGGGCATGCGATTGCGTGCCGGTCACATCCTGGGGCTCGCGGCCCTGCTGGCGCTCCTGCTGGCGTGGGATGCGGCCCGCGCCGAGGGGCTCAGGCGCGCGGCGCTCATCCCCCAGTGGGAGCCCCAGGCCCAATTCGCGGGCTACTACGCGGCCCGCGCCAAGGGCTTCTACGCCGCCCGGGGCGTGGACCTGGAGATACTGCGCGGCGGCCCCGCCAGCCCCCCCTCGGCCCTGCTGACCCATGGCCGCGCCCAGTTCGGCACGCTGTTTCTCTCCACGGCCCTGCGCGAGCGCTCCGAGGGCCTGAAGCTGGTGAACCTGGCCCAGTTCCTGCGTGGAACCACCATGCTCCTGGTGGCCCGACGCGCCAGCGGCGTCGAGAAGCCCGAGGACCTGCAGGGCAGACGCGTGAGTCTCTGGGAGAAGGAATACAACATCCAGCCCCGGGCCTTTTTCCGCAA
The genomic region above belongs to Fundidesulfovibrio magnetotacticus and contains:
- a CDS encoding MGH1-like glycoside hydrolase domain-containing protein; amino-acid sequence: MNAEEQRLREHREGRADWKRLGPYLSERQWGVVREDYSADGDAWKHFPHDHARSRAYRQGEDGIAGFSDNRQRLCFALCLWNGRDPILKERLFGLANEEGNHGEDVKECYHYLDSTPTHSWMRMLYKYPQAAYPYEDLVRTNASRSRREPEYELTDTGVFDESRYFDVFVDYAKASPGDVLVRVTVRNRGPEAAVLHLLPTLWFRNTWSWDAGNPRPGIAAAPGTRHPALLARLNDPALALPLPDFLLHCQPGGRFLFTENESNTERLWGAPNASPYVKDAFHRLLVHGEAAAVNPEGRGTKACVHYELRVEASGEAEVRLRLSEDDTDTGPDPLGQDFTRVMAQRQAEADAFYAGLTPRSASADEAMVLRQALAGMFWSKQHYRFDLDRWLRDHGAHPLEDATRPCRNREWFHMDNDHVISMPDKWEYPWYAAWDLAFHALALVLADPDFAKEQLLLMLRADYLHPNGQIPAYEWNFSDVNPPVHAWAALFTYRAEQSRTGRGDLDFLRRAYAKLPLNFTWWVNRKDRFGRNVFDGGFLGLDNIGVFDRSKGLPEGGFLEQADATAWMALYCQNMVEISLELSRHDAHHEDLLQKFLEHFLWIASGMNRPGPEGMWDEEDGFYYDLLRLPDGSSRRLRARSMVGLLPLCAATVVEDDGRDSLARMEAMMRPRMERMPELARSMHPFGQAHRGEKGRGLLSLLDEVRLRRILARLFDENEFLSPHGIRSLSRHHLEHPYAIEVQGQTHGVGYVPGDSDSWMFGGNSNWRGPVWMPVNQLIIRALLQYYRYYGDAFRIECPTGSGRFVTLFEAAREIGERLIGLFTRDGSGARPYQGGARLFREDPHWQDCLLFHEYFHGDTGAGLGASHQTGWTGLVAKLIQLFRGTTAQDFLESDSAVVFGPEGGKEA